The sequence CGTGAATTTAATTGCCGAATCACAACCAATCCATTGATCGCAAGACAGCGCCGTGCATCAACAAGCATCTTGTTGGCGTCAGCTGGATCGCACCAGTCAAGAATGTTTGAGAGATGAACGAAGTCGTAGGATCGATCGGGAAGTTCTGCCAGCACCCGATCCATCGCAGCGTGAGTGAAGCAAATTTTTGAAGTTTCCGTGTTTGGCGACTCGGGATGCCACTCCCACAGCGAGTTGAGGAACGATCCAAGGAATATCTGGTGCAAAAATGGGTTCTTACTCGCCGCCTGACGGCGCAGCACATCACGCGTCTGCCGAAAGAAGTGTCCGGCAAACGACTGGGCTCGATTCGCGGTGGCTCCTTCTCCAAATATCTGAATCAATCGCTGCAAATCCATGACTTGCACGAACGCGTCCTGAATTGCGGAGGCAAGTTCGGTGCCATCTTCGATCAAGCGTGATTGCTCGATCGGATCGTCCAAATGCATCAGACGCTCGATCTGTGGCTGCTGCTTCCGGAGCAAGTCTCGCATTCTCGCGAACAACCACTCGTACCGGCCGCAATGATCGGCGCCGTAACGGGCTAGCAACTCAATCGGCCCCAATGAGTCAGTGGGAAATTCCAATTCAGCAAAAT comes from Allorhodopirellula heiligendammensis and encodes:
- a CDS encoding DUF3419 family protein: MWYPEDECRESDDWVAATAQLPIAFAQVREDPAIDLELVRRLRQPARILMVASGGDTACHLATMPLGELHLVDVNLSQLNLARFKLHLMRTETTQRRLELLGHRPLAANQRLQAMQLHFAELEFPTDSLGPIELLARYGADHCGRYEWLFARMRDLLRKQQPQIERLMHLDDPIEQSRLIEDGTELASAIQDAFVQVMDLQRLIQIFGEGATANRAQSFAGHFFRQTRDVLRRQAASKNPFLHQIFLGSFLNSLWEWHPESPNTETSKICFTHAAMDRVLAELPDRSYDFVHLSNILDWCDPADANKMLVDARRCLAINGLVVIRQLNSRLDIRKMPSGFKWLGHDSDRLHQLDRSFFYRHLHVGQKT